One genomic region from Amycolatopsis sp. FBCC-B4732 encodes:
- a CDS encoding LLM class flavin-dependent oxidoreductase: MTGPRIAVALDGAGWHPAAWREAGARPGELLTAGYWTDVVREAEAGLLDFVTLEDSLALQTVQPLDRPGERDGIVQGRLDAVLIAARVAPLTSHIGLVPTAVVTHTEPFHLSKAIATLDYVSTGRAGVRVQVAGRAEDNRHFGRREFGEFRLEDSAEPGKPSPLRDLFDEAADYVEVLRRLWDSWEDDAEIRDVATGRFVDRGKLHYIDFEGRWFSVKGPSITPRPPQGQPPVTALAHAAVPYRLAARSADVVYVTPSDRARAASIVAEVRDEQELAGRGAETLHVFGDVVVFLDETEQAAADRKARLDELSGARYTSDAHVFTGTPAGLADLLLDWQAAGLSGFRLRPGAVPHDLTAITRGLVPELRGRGAFRTGYEASTLRGLLGLARPANRYAAV, translated from the coding sequence ATGACAGGACCACGGATCGCCGTCGCGCTGGATGGGGCCGGGTGGCACCCCGCCGCCTGGCGGGAAGCCGGCGCGCGGCCCGGTGAGCTGCTCACCGCGGGCTACTGGACCGACGTCGTCCGCGAAGCCGAGGCCGGCCTGCTGGACTTCGTCACCCTCGAAGATTCGCTGGCCCTGCAGACCGTGCAGCCCCTCGACCGGCCGGGCGAGCGGGACGGCATCGTCCAGGGACGGCTCGACGCGGTGCTGATCGCCGCCCGCGTCGCGCCGCTGACCTCGCACATCGGGCTGGTGCCGACCGCCGTCGTCACCCACACCGAGCCGTTCCACCTGTCCAAGGCGATCGCCACGCTCGACTACGTCAGCACCGGCCGCGCGGGCGTCCGCGTGCAGGTCGCCGGGCGCGCCGAGGACAACCGGCACTTCGGGCGGCGCGAGTTCGGCGAGTTCCGGCTCGAGGACTCCGCGGAGCCGGGCAAGCCGAGCCCGCTGCGCGACCTGTTCGACGAGGCCGCGGACTACGTCGAGGTGCTGCGCCGGCTGTGGGACAGCTGGGAGGACGACGCCGAGATCCGCGACGTCGCCACCGGCCGGTTCGTCGACCGCGGGAAGCTGCACTACATCGACTTCGAGGGCCGCTGGTTCTCGGTCAAGGGCCCGTCGATCACGCCGCGGCCGCCGCAGGGCCAGCCGCCGGTCACCGCGCTGGCCCACGCCGCCGTCCCCTACCGGCTCGCCGCCCGCTCCGCCGACGTCGTCTACGTGACGCCGTCCGACCGCGCGCGGGCCGCGTCGATCGTCGCCGAGGTGCGGGACGAGCAGGAGCTCGCCGGCCGCGGCGCGGAGACGCTGCACGTCTTCGGCGACGTCGTCGTGTTCCTCGACGAGACCGAGCAGGCGGCCGCGGACCGCAAGGCGCGGCTCGACGAGCTGTCCGGCGCCCGGTACACCTCCGACGCGCACGTCTTCACCGGGACCCCGGCCGGGCTCGCCGACCTCCTGCTCGACTGGCAGGCGGCCGGGCTGTCCGGCTTCCGGCTGCGGCCGGGCGCGGTGCCGCACGACCTGACCGCCATCACCCGGGGACTGGTACCCGAGTTGCGGGGCCGCGGGGCCTTCCGCACCGGGTACGAGGCGAGCACCCTGCGCGGGCTGCTCGGCCTCGCCCGCCCGGCCAACCGCTACGCCGCCGTCTGA
- a CDS encoding carbonic anhydrase, which produces MSVTDELLANNAEYAARFAGPLPLPPAKHVAVLACMDARINVYGVLGLQEGEAHVIRNAGGVVTEDEIRSLAISQRLLGTEEIILIHHTDCGMLTFTDDDFKRSIQQDVGVKPAWAAEAFSDLDEDVRQSIARIKGSPFVPKKDSVRGFVFDVATGKLNEVG; this is translated from the coding sequence ATGTCGGTCACCGACGAGCTGCTCGCCAACAACGCCGAATACGCCGCGCGCTTCGCCGGGCCGCTGCCGCTGCCGCCCGCCAAGCACGTCGCCGTGCTCGCCTGCATGGACGCCCGGATCAACGTCTACGGCGTGCTCGGGCTGCAGGAAGGCGAGGCGCACGTGATCCGCAACGCCGGCGGCGTCGTCACCGAGGACGAGATCCGCTCGCTCGCCATCAGCCAGCGGCTGCTCGGCACCGAGGAGATCATCCTCATCCACCACACCGACTGCGGCATGCTCACCTTCACCGACGACGACTTCAAAAGGTCCATCCAGCAGGACGTCGGCGTCAAGCCCGCGTGGGCCGCGGAAGCGTTCTCCGACCTCGACGAGGACGTCCGCCAGTCGATCGCGCGGATCAAGGGCAGCCCGTTCGTCCCCAAGAAGGACTCGGTGCGCGGGTTCGTCTTCGACGTCGCCACCGGGAAGCTGAACGAAGTCGGCTGA
- a CDS encoding sulfite oxidase, whose product MTSEETAYDRTRLAQWRDGEARLPGLSRRDLLRLTAAGGLALAAGTATPGAAAAEPGPIVKPLPPELFDVHGTNAEMRWESMRGQGYLTPVDRFFVRDHTSTPLLDAAAWRLKLFGSGLRGAPTAGAPIELSYRDLRALPSETITAFVECTGNGRAFFTGQQGQTVSGTAWKLGAVGVARWRGVRLATVLARAGLTRDAVDVLPEGLDHDYTAAGVNLGKVRRPLPVGKALQDTLLAYEMNGRPLPPDHGFPVRLVVPSWAGIASIKWLGRIEVSATPLVSPWNTQFYRLLGPDYPPEGTLVTEQVVKSAFELPWDATLAAGQRQVLRGRSWSGHGRIRRVEVSTDGVTWAPAKPISPALDRGWLQWEFPWRPRTAGSYTLRARATDVTGTRQPDVSPYNTQGYLFGAVVRHPVTVA is encoded by the coding sequence ATGACGAGCGAAGAAACGGCGTACGACCGGACCCGCCTGGCCCAGTGGCGGGACGGGGAGGCACGCCTGCCGGGACTGAGCCGGCGAGACCTGCTGCGGCTGACCGCGGCCGGTGGTCTCGCGCTGGCCGCGGGCACGGCCACACCGGGGGCGGCCGCCGCGGAACCGGGACCGATCGTGAAGCCGCTGCCGCCCGAGCTGTTCGACGTCCACGGCACCAACGCCGAGATGCGCTGGGAGTCGATGCGCGGCCAGGGCTACCTGACGCCGGTCGACCGGTTCTTCGTCCGCGACCACACCTCCACGCCCCTGCTGGACGCCGCCGCCTGGCGGCTGAAGCTGTTCGGCTCGGGCCTGCGCGGCGCGCCGACGGCCGGGGCGCCGATCGAGCTGTCGTACCGCGACCTGCGCGCGCTGCCGTCGGAGACGATCACCGCGTTCGTCGAATGCACCGGCAACGGCCGCGCGTTCTTCACCGGCCAGCAGGGGCAGACGGTCAGCGGGACGGCGTGGAAGCTGGGCGCGGTCGGCGTGGCGCGCTGGCGCGGCGTCCGGCTCGCGACGGTGCTCGCGCGGGCCGGGCTGACCCGCGACGCCGTCGACGTCCTGCCGGAAGGGCTCGACCACGACTACACCGCGGCGGGGGTGAACCTCGGCAAGGTGCGGCGGCCGCTGCCGGTGGGCAAGGCACTGCAGGACACCCTGCTGGCCTACGAAATGAACGGCCGGCCGCTGCCGCCCGACCACGGTTTCCCGGTGCGGCTCGTGGTGCCGTCGTGGGCCGGGATCGCGTCGATCAAGTGGCTCGGCCGGATCGAGGTCTCGGCGACGCCCCTGGTGTCGCCGTGGAACACGCAGTTCTACCGGCTGCTGGGCCCGGACTACCCGCCCGAGGGCACGCTCGTCACCGAACAGGTGGTGAAGAGCGCGTTCGAGCTCCCGTGGGACGCGACGCTCGCGGCCGGGCAGCGGCAGGTGCTGCGCGGCCGGTCCTGGTCGGGCCACGGCCGGATCCGGCGGGTCGAGGTGAGCACGGACGGCGTCACGTGGGCGCCCGCGAAGCCGATCAGCCCGGCACTCGACCGCGGCTGGCTGCAGTGGGAGTTCCCGTGGCGGCCCCGCACGGCCGGGTCGTACACCCTGCGGGCGCGCGCCACCGACGTCACCGGCACCCGGCAGCCGGACGTCTCGCCGTACAACACGCAGGGGTACCTGTTCGGCGCGGTCGTCCGGCACCCGGTGACGGTGGCCTGA
- a CDS encoding MarR family winged helix-turn-helix transcriptional regulator — protein sequence MQDVTAAELDFWSFVALANRRLAEEYGFRHQLATEVLLTLNRASDLVTYDLEAAVHRPRGRSWSAFRLLFVVWLAGPLEPKSAARLTGMSRAAVSNLAKVLVADGLLDRTPDEHDGRSVRLSLTDAGHDEMVSVFQEHNEREFGWTDALTETEQRILVMLLGKLITSRAGFDARSRS from the coding sequence GTGCAGGACGTGACCGCCGCCGAGCTGGACTTCTGGTCCTTCGTGGCGCTGGCCAACCGGCGGCTGGCCGAGGAGTACGGCTTCCGGCACCAGCTCGCCACCGAGGTGCTGCTGACCCTCAACCGCGCCTCCGACCTGGTCACCTACGACCTCGAAGCCGCCGTGCACCGGCCGCGCGGGCGGTCGTGGTCGGCCTTCCGGCTGCTCTTCGTGGTCTGGCTGGCCGGCCCGCTGGAGCCGAAGAGCGCCGCCCGGCTGACCGGGATGAGCCGCGCGGCCGTGTCGAACCTCGCCAAGGTGCTGGTCGCGGACGGCCTGCTCGACCGCACCCCGGACGAGCACGACGGCCGCTCGGTCCGGCTCTCGCTGACCGACGCGGGCCACGACGAGATGGTTTCGGTGTTCCAGGAGCACAACGAGCGCGAGTTCGGCTGGACGGACGCGCTCACCGAGACCGAGCAGCGCATCCTCGTGATGCTGCTCGGGAAGCTGATCACCAGCCGCGCCGGCTTCGACGCGCGCAGCCGTAGTTAG
- the fahA gene encoding fumarylacetoacetase, translating to MTTIAIPADSPFGTGNLPYGVFSPAGGTPRVGVRVGDSVLDLARALGDDVFDAPTLNPFMAQGHDRWVAVRAQLTSLVTGEVPDDAVHALADVTMHLPIEVADYVDFYASEHHASNVGRLFRPDAEPLLPNWKHLPVGYHGRAGTVLVSGTDIVRPSGQRKADPAPVFGPSTRLDIEAELGFVVGTGTPLNTPISPDDFPRHVFGAVLLNDWSARDIQAWEYVPLGPNLGKSFATSISAWVVPLLALEAARVPLPGQDPEPLPYLRESSPWGLDVELVVEWNGEEVSRPPYREMYWSPAQMLAHLTVNGASSRTGDLYGSGTISGPEKHQRGAFLELSWGGAEPLTVKGEQRSFLQDGDEVVITATAPGADGTRIAFGEVRGRILPAGE from the coding sequence ATGACCACGATCGCGATCCCGGCGGATTCCCCCTTCGGGACCGGCAACCTCCCGTACGGCGTGTTCTCGCCCGCCGGCGGCACCCCGCGCGTCGGCGTCCGTGTGGGCGACTCCGTGCTCGACCTGGCCCGTGCACTGGGCGACGACGTGTTCGACGCGCCGACGCTGAACCCGTTCATGGCGCAGGGCCACGACCGCTGGGTGGCGGTCCGCGCGCAGCTGACGTCACTGGTGACCGGCGAGGTCCCGGACGACGCCGTGCACGCGCTCGCCGACGTCACGATGCACCTGCCGATCGAGGTCGCGGACTACGTCGACTTCTACGCGTCGGAGCACCACGCGTCGAACGTCGGCCGCCTGTTCCGCCCGGACGCGGAACCGTTGCTGCCCAACTGGAAGCACCTCCCGGTCGGCTACCACGGCCGCGCGGGCACGGTCCTGGTCTCGGGCACGGACATCGTCCGCCCCAGCGGCCAGCGCAAGGCCGACCCGGCGCCGGTCTTCGGACCCAGCACCCGCCTGGACATCGAGGCGGAACTGGGTTTCGTGGTGGGCACGGGAACGCCGTTGAACACCCCGATCTCCCCGGACGACTTCCCCCGCCACGTGTTCGGCGCGGTGCTGCTCAACGACTGGTCCGCGCGGGACATCCAGGCGTGGGAGTACGTCCCGCTGGGCCCGAACCTCGGCAAGAGCTTCGCGACTTCGATTTCGGCGTGGGTGGTCCCGCTGCTGGCCCTGGAAGCCGCGCGCGTGCCCTTGCCGGGCCAGGACCCGGAGCCGCTGCCGTACCTGCGGGAGAGCTCGCCGTGGGGCTTGGACGTCGAGCTGGTGGTGGAGTGGAACGGCGAGGAGGTCAGCCGCCCGCCGTACCGCGAGATGTACTGGTCACCGGCCCAGATGCTGGCCCACCTGACGGTGAACGGCGCGTCGTCCCGCACGGGTGACCTGTACGGCTCGGGCACGATTTCCGGCCCGGAGAAGCACCAGCGAGGGGCGTTCCTGGAACTGAGCTGGGGCGGCGCGGAACCTTTGACGGTGAAGGGCGAGCAGCGGTCGTTCCTGCAGGACGGCGACGAAGTGGTGATCACGGCAACGGCCCCGGGAGCGGACGGCACGCGCATCGCGTTCGGCGAGGTGCGCGGCCGCATCCTCCCGGCGGGGGAGTGA
- a CDS encoding glycoside hydrolase family 43 protein: MFRRLVLVFALLAAATTGTAEAGQTALRAADPSVLRVGSTYVAVQSSGGGIVVRQAASTDGLASAPARRIWSDSRGLGEVWAPEIVTDGGRFYVYFTAGTGAAHRMYVISSAVADSGYTAETQLALPDGKWAIDGTMFTFGGQRWFVWSGWAGDTNVEQNLYIARMSTPTTPSGARYVISQPRESWERVVGNPYINEAPEAIKDPNGQLHIVYSANGSWSDQYCIAELRLRAGGDPTYVWDWYKSNGCLFGSNRATMMAGWDPTLYVNGPGHNSFVLLNGDIATSPPAGPKFPLMYHAVAKGTPYSWANRYWYTGTFCWWGSTTYRRANVPGANTDTGWSLKFFE; the protein is encoded by the coding sequence GTGTTCCGCCGCCTCGTTCTCGTTTTCGCCCTCCTCGCCGCCGCGACCACCGGGACCGCGGAGGCCGGGCAGACCGCTCTGCGCGCGGCCGATCCCAGCGTGCTGCGGGTCGGGTCCACCTACGTCGCCGTCCAGTCGTCCGGGGGCGGGATCGTGGTGCGGCAGGCCGCGTCCACCGACGGGCTGGCGAGCGCGCCCGCGCGGCGGATCTGGTCGGACAGCCGCGGCCTCGGCGAGGTGTGGGCTCCGGAGATCGTCACCGACGGCGGCCGGTTCTACGTCTACTTCACGGCCGGAACCGGGGCGGCGCACCGGATGTACGTGATCAGCTCGGCCGTCGCCGACAGCGGCTACACGGCGGAAACGCAGCTCGCGCTCCCCGACGGCAAGTGGGCGATCGACGGCACGATGTTCACCTTCGGCGGCCAGCGGTGGTTCGTCTGGTCGGGCTGGGCCGGCGACACGAACGTCGAGCAGAACCTGTACATCGCCCGCATGAGCACCCCGACGACGCCGTCCGGCGCGCGGTACGTGATCTCGCAGCCGCGGGAGAGCTGGGAGCGGGTCGTCGGGAACCCGTACATCAACGAGGCCCCCGAGGCGATCAAGGACCCGAACGGGCAGCTGCACATCGTCTATTCGGCCAACGGGAGCTGGAGCGACCAGTACTGCATCGCGGAGCTGCGCCTGCGCGCCGGCGGCGACCCGACGTACGTGTGGGACTGGTACAAGTCCAACGGCTGCCTGTTCGGCTCGAACCGGGCCACGATGATGGCGGGCTGGGACCCGACGTTGTACGTCAACGGGCCCGGCCACAACAGCTTCGTCCTGCTGAACGGCGATATCGCGACGAGCCCGCCTGCGGGGCCCAAGTTCCCGTTGATGTACCACGCGGTCGCCAAGGGGACGCCGTATTCGTGGGCGAACCGGTACTGGTACACGGGAACGTTCTGCTGGTGGGGGTCGACGACCTACCGGCGGGCGAACGTCCCGGGCGCGAACACCGACACGGGGTGGAGCCTGAAGTTCTTCGAATGA
- a CDS encoding DUF6630 family protein — protein MTTPARDALVAVATLLAPDTPEVPARAAAALDDPAAYVREHADRLDDRGIDEPFDGLPWIALVDALADHGLLAEVDWKEAADEITAQLRALRSAPPADELWTSLAASELPTYDFLETAGNRLRETGTALAVLDIESDCYPLVLLPATDAETLTTSATAAGFTAEVLGG, from the coding sequence ATGACCACGCCGGCTCGCGACGCACTGGTGGCCGTGGCCACGCTCCTGGCCCCGGACACCCCCGAGGTCCCCGCCCGGGCGGCGGCCGCCCTCGACGACCCCGCCGCGTACGTGCGGGAGCACGCCGACCGCCTCGACGACCGCGGCATCGACGAGCCCTTCGACGGCCTCCCGTGGATCGCCCTGGTCGACGCCCTCGCCGACCACGGCCTGCTCGCCGAGGTCGACTGGAAGGAAGCCGCCGACGAGATCACCGCCCAGCTGCGTGCCCTGCGCTCGGCCCCACCGGCCGATGAGCTGTGGACGTCTCTGGCGGCGAGCGAACTCCCGACGTACGACTTCCTCGAGACGGCGGGGAACCGGCTGCGCGAGACGGGAACGGCGCTCGCGGTCCTGGACATCGAGTCGGACTGCTACCCGCTCGTCCTCCTGCCGGCGACCGACGCGGAGACGCTGACGACTTCCGCTACGGCAGCGGGCTTCACGGCGGAGGTGCTGGGCGGATAG
- a CDS encoding DUF72 domain-containing protein, translating into MWTHKAWPGRFLAPSLPAKERLRAYAGWCTAVEGNTTFYATPARGTVETWAEQTGPGFRFVVKVPKVVTHERRFTGVETEMRAFLDAIEPLGERAVLWTQLPGSFGPADVDALARFLRRLPANLRRAVEVRHPEFFTDPRSTSLLEGTLAGAEAEWVPFDTTVFFASPPISEAEQEAWGKKPRLPRRTRALTDQPVVRYLGRDSVEETVAGWQPWTEVVAGWLREDRTPTVFVHTPDNDEAPALARRFHDDVRALVPDLEALPEPEPIEPATLF; encoded by the coding sequence ATGTGGACGCACAAGGCGTGGCCGGGGCGGTTCCTGGCGCCGTCGCTGCCGGCCAAGGAGCGCCTGCGCGCCTACGCCGGCTGGTGCACCGCGGTCGAAGGCAACACGACGTTCTACGCGACGCCGGCCCGCGGCACCGTCGAGACGTGGGCGGAGCAGACCGGCCCCGGCTTCCGGTTCGTGGTCAAGGTGCCCAAGGTCGTCACGCACGAGCGCCGGTTCACCGGGGTCGAGACCGAGATGCGGGCGTTCCTGGACGCGATCGAACCCCTGGGTGAGCGGGCGGTCCTGTGGACCCAGCTGCCCGGCTCGTTCGGCCCCGCGGACGTCGACGCCCTCGCCCGTTTCCTGCGCCGCCTCCCCGCCAATCTCCGGCGCGCGGTGGAGGTGCGCCACCCCGAGTTCTTCACCGACCCGCGCTCGACGTCGCTGCTGGAGGGGACGCTCGCCGGCGCGGAGGCCGAGTGGGTGCCGTTCGACACCACCGTCTTCTTCGCGAGCCCGCCGATCAGCGAGGCCGAGCAGGAGGCGTGGGGCAAGAAACCGCGGCTACCGCGGCGAACGCGGGCCCTGACCGACCAGCCGGTGGTCCGCTACCTGGGCCGGGACTCGGTGGAGGAGACGGTCGCGGGCTGGCAGCCGTGGACCGAGGTGGTCGCCGGCTGGCTGCGCGAGGACCGGACACCGACGGTCTTCGTGCACACCCCGGACAACGACGAGGCCCCGGCACTGGCCCGCCGCTTCCACGACGACGTACGGGCGCTGGTGCCGGATCTCGAGGCGCTTCCGGAGCCGGAACCGATCGAGCCGGCGACGTTGTTCTGA
- a CDS encoding SRPBCC family protein, whose translation MISRASVLIKAPPAEIRRLHTDIDRWQRWIPEITPAHKGTSGPLRPGPVFSWSPQNMHVESTVTAVKPARCTAEKRGARTR comes from the coding sequence GTGATCAGCCGGGCGAGCGTGCTCATCAAGGCGCCGCCGGCGGAAATCCGGCGCCTGCACACGGATATCGACCGCTGGCAGCGCTGGATCCCGGAAATCACCCCCGCCCACAAGGGAACATCGGGACCGCTGCGGCCGGGCCCGGTGTTTTCCTGGTCGCCGCAGAACATGCACGTCGAGTCGACGGTCACGGCCGTGAAGCCGGCCCGCTGCACCGCGGAGAAGCGGGGAGCACGGACTCGCTGA
- a CDS encoding cyclase family protein has product MVQNPEEFPSNWGRWGATDQLGTVNLITAEARARGVAQARKGLTVSLARKTPTAPLMGGPMAALRADTTGVQTIMSFTGSPPLAMAELMLVTTHHPEVTHLDALSHMVVDGQVYPGIAQAESSGPAGVTHCAADVFADGIVTRGVLLDLAPDGKLPDGHAVTADDLDAAAARADVVVEPGDALVVRAGWDRVPDHGRALPGMTSGAVRWMHDHGIAVYAGDIGDASPPVQDDFPGALHRLGLARLGLVLIDGARGEELAAVCREQGRCTFLFVAAVPRILGTTGLPVNPLAIF; this is encoded by the coding sequence ATGGTTCAGAACCCCGAAGAGTTCCCCAGCAACTGGGGACGCTGGGGTGCCACCGATCAGCTCGGCACCGTCAACCTGATCACCGCCGAGGCCCGCGCGCGCGGCGTTGCCCAGGCGCGCAAGGGATTGACGGTGTCGCTGGCGCGCAAGACCCCGACCGCACCGCTGATGGGCGGGCCGATGGCCGCGCTGCGGGCGGACACCACCGGCGTGCAGACCATCATGTCGTTCACCGGCTCGCCGCCGCTGGCGATGGCCGAGCTGATGCTGGTCACGACGCACCACCCCGAGGTGACGCACCTGGATGCGTTGTCGCACATGGTCGTGGACGGGCAGGTCTACCCCGGGATCGCGCAGGCGGAGAGCTCCGGGCCCGCGGGCGTGACCCACTGCGCGGCGGACGTGTTCGCCGACGGGATCGTGACCCGCGGCGTGCTGCTCGACCTGGCCCCGGACGGCAAGCTGCCCGACGGCCACGCGGTCACGGCCGACGACCTGGACGCGGCGGCGGCGCGGGCGGACGTCGTGGTGGAGCCGGGTGACGCGCTCGTCGTGCGCGCGGGCTGGGACCGGGTCCCCGACCACGGCCGGGCGCTGCCGGGAATGACTTCCGGGGCCGTCCGGTGGATGCACGACCACGGGATCGCCGTCTACGCCGGGGACATCGGCGACGCGTCGCCGCCGGTGCAGGACGACTTCCCCGGCGCCCTGCACCGGCTGGGCCTCGCCCGCCTCGGGTTGGTGCTGATCGACGGCGCCCGCGGCGAGGAACTCGCGGCGGTCTGCCGGGAGCAGGGCCGTTGCACATTCCTTTTCGTGGCCGCGGTTCCGCGCATCCTTGGCACCACCGGGCTGCCGGTGAACCCGCTGGCCATCTTCTGA
- a CDS encoding ATP-binding protein: MTSLGRTVRELQRRAFTGRDEEVALFRDALGAPGVLFVHGVGGVGKSALLDVFADVAAEKGFEPVRVDARHLALGRAALPAPAGDVLLIDTYELLEPVDDWVREQYLPSLPASCLVVIAGRRSPGPRWRADPAWRTLTRVVALGNLSAEEGSAYLTTQDVPGETHDRLLKISRGHPLTLSLMVDAVRRGAAPRTLSDLPDVVGPLLAQMLDEVPSARHRTALEVCALLLVTTEDLLRSMVGGDAGELFAWLRTQAFVDESPYGLYPHDVVRDAITADLRWRDPSRYADLYRRKLAVFHDQVRATADERERLDLVVLTVVLNGARSPFAALASLPPTMGAHADGLRDGDRSPIVAMTAEWQGSAQAELVAHWLRRRPGDFRVFRTETGEPRGYGACLDLTEADLGVDPGTDAMWGYAAKFGPPRAGERVRAWRFFLDRDHGQRPSPSLTLFVAWQMLDILLVGAGTAWSFVGAFGDGELWAPAMESLDFWAATEAGYEVGGARFPVFAHDWRRTGITTYTDLLHTRRLGAPARPAGQDLDEPVLSEPEFTDAVRSALRTLHTPELLRSNPLLRSRLVRQHERAGRTPAEILRDVLDETAATLKPDLGVLIERTFLRPIGVQERVANSLHLSFNTYRRHRDKAVAQLTELLWARETG; the protein is encoded by the coding sequence ATGACATCACTCGGCCGGACCGTGCGGGAGCTGCAGCGGCGGGCTTTCACGGGGCGGGACGAGGAGGTCGCCCTGTTCCGCGACGCGCTGGGCGCGCCCGGCGTGCTCTTCGTGCACGGGGTCGGCGGGGTGGGCAAGAGCGCGTTGCTCGACGTCTTCGCCGACGTGGCGGCCGAGAAGGGCTTCGAGCCGGTCCGGGTCGACGCCCGGCACCTGGCCCTCGGCCGGGCAGCCCTGCCCGCCCCGGCCGGCGACGTGCTGCTGATCGACACGTACGAACTGCTGGAGCCGGTCGACGACTGGGTCCGCGAGCAGTACCTGCCGTCCCTCCCGGCGTCCTGCCTGGTGGTGATCGCCGGGCGGCGCTCTCCGGGGCCGCGGTGGCGCGCGGACCCGGCCTGGCGGACGCTGACGAGGGTCGTCGCGCTCGGCAACCTCTCGGCCGAGGAGGGAAGCGCGTACCTGACCACCCAGGACGTTCCCGGCGAGACGCACGACCGGTTGCTGAAGATCAGCCGCGGCCACCCGCTCACCCTGTCGCTGATGGTGGACGCCGTACGCCGCGGTGCCGCGCCGCGGACGCTGTCGGACCTGCCCGACGTCGTGGGCCCGTTGCTGGCGCAGATGCTCGACGAGGTGCCGAGCGCCCGGCACCGCACGGCGCTGGAAGTGTGCGCGCTACTGCTCGTCACGACCGAGGACCTGCTGCGCTCGATGGTCGGCGGTGACGCCGGCGAGTTGTTCGCCTGGCTGCGCACGCAGGCGTTCGTCGACGAGTCCCCGTACGGGCTCTACCCCCACGACGTGGTCCGCGACGCCATCACCGCGGACCTGCGCTGGCGCGATCCCAGCCGCTACGCCGACCTGTACCGCCGGAAGCTCGCCGTGTTCCACGACCAGGTCCGGGCGACGGCGGACGAGCGGGAGCGGCTGGACCTGGTCGTGCTGACCGTCGTGCTGAACGGTGCCCGTTCCCCGTTCGCGGCGCTGGCGTCGCTGCCGCCGACGATGGGGGCGCACGCCGACGGGCTGCGCGACGGCGACCGGTCGCCGATCGTCGCCATGACCGCCGAGTGGCAGGGGAGCGCGCAAGCCGAGCTGGTGGCGCATTGGCTGCGGCGCCGGCCCGGGGACTTCCGGGTCTTCCGCACCGAGACCGGCGAGCCGCGCGGTTACGGCGCCTGCCTGGACCTGACCGAGGCCGACCTCGGCGTCGACCCGGGTACCGACGCGATGTGGGGCTACGCCGCGAAGTTCGGGCCGCCACGCGCCGGGGAACGGGTCCGCGCCTGGCGGTTCTTCCTCGACCGCGACCACGGACAGCGCCCGTCCCCGTCGCTGACGCTGTTCGTCGCGTGGCAGATGCTGGACATCCTCCTGGTCGGCGCCGGCACGGCGTGGAGCTTCGTCGGCGCGTTCGGCGACGGGGAACTGTGGGCACCCGCGATGGAATCCCTCGACTTCTGGGCGGCCACCGAAGCCGGTTACGAAGTCGGCGGCGCGCGGTTCCCGGTGTTCGCGCACGACTGGCGCCGGACCGGCATCACGACGTACACGGACCTGCTGCACACCCGCCGGCTGGGCGCGCCGGCGCGCCCAGCCGGGCAGGACCTCGACGAGCCGGTGCTGTCCGAGCCGGAGTTCACCGACGCCGTCCGCTCCGCCCTGCGCACCCTGCACACGCCGGAACTCCTGCGCTCGAACCCGCTGCTGCGGTCACGGCTGGTCCGGCAGCACGAACGAGCCGGCCGCACCCCGGCCGAGATCCTGCGGGACGTGCTCGACGAAACGGCCGCCACGCTGAAGCCGGATCTCGGCGTGCTGATCGAGCGCACGTTCCTGCGCCCGATCGGCGTCCAGGAGCGCGTGGCGAACTCCCTGCACCTGTCGTTCAACACCTACCGGCGGCACCGCGACAAGGCGGTCGCGCAGCTGACCGAACTGCTGTGGGCCCGCGAAACCGGCTGA